The Camelina sativa cultivar DH55 chromosome 14, Cs, whole genome shotgun sequence genome includes a window with the following:
- the LOC104741837 gene encoding probable FBD-associated F-box protein At1g32375, which translates to MDRLSQLPEALLLRIMSLLPAKDVVATMVLSKQWQLLWMLVPKLVYDDSYQDIEYGRFSRFVDRSLTLHEAPVLDTLHLKLGKTSCGSGDIRVWIKAVDKRCLRELIVEFDSNNSSVVLPVSLYTCCRMLVTLKLNNAVLVDVTSSFSFPSLKNLSLVSMKYPGDELIKTFLSSCPVLEDLVVKRCLDDNVTIFNVRVSSLKFLVLHNKGDPDSGFVIDTPSLECLDIFDNSGEFCVIENDMTKIVKADVCFDNANAQQLLGSISSVKRLYLCVPFSKDAYPVGSVFHCLVSLTLCTCETEWLNLLMCMLRDSPKLRALKLIQDHSFRSESRPCWNEPSAVPECLLTSLETLEWVKYEGKEEEKELAAFILRNGNCLKRVTISSKSTDLKEKYEILKELSLLSRRSPTCQIAFN; encoded by the exons ATGGATAGATTAAGTCAGTTGCCTGAAGCGTTACTCTTGAGAATTATGTCTTTACTGCCTGCGAAAGATGTCGTGGCGACAATGGTTTTGTCGAAACAGTGGCAGCTTCTTTGGATGTTGGTGCCAAAGCTTGTGTATGATGATAGCTATCAAGATATTGAGTATGGAAGGTTTTCACGGTTTGTAGACAGGTCATTGACTCTTCACGAGGCACCAGTTCTAGATACTTTGCATTTAAAACTCGGTAAAACCTCATGTGGTAGTGGAGACATTCGAGTGTGGATTAAAGCAGTAGATAAGCGTTGTTTGCGCGAGCTGATTGTTGAGTTTGATAGTAATAATTCTTCAGTGGTACTTCCGGTGAGCTTGTATACCTGTTGTAGAATGCTTGTGACTCTGAAGCTAAATAACGCGGTTCTTGTGGATGTTACATCCTCGTTTTCGTTTCCATCCCTAAAGAATTTGAGTCTAGTATCCATGAAGTATCCAGGTGATGAGCTGATCAAGACGTTTCTATCAAgttgtcctgttcttgaagacttgGTTGTGAAACGATGCCTAGATGACAATGTGACTATTTTCAATGTTAGAGTGTCttctttaaagtttttagtATTGCACAATAAAGGAGATCCCGATTCCGGGTTTGTGATAGATACTCCTTCTTTGGAGTGCTTGGACATTTTTGATAATAGCGGTGAGTTTTGTGTTATTGAGAATGATATGACTAAGATTGTGAAGGCAGATGTTTGCTTTGATAATGCCAATGCTCAGCAGCTCTTGGGGTCAATTTCTTCAGTCAAGCGTCTCTATTTATGTGTACCATTCTCAAAG GATGCTTACCCTGTTGGTAGTGTCTTCCACTGTCTTGTAAGTTTAACGCTATGCACATGTGAGACAGAGTGGCTAAATCTACTTATGTGTATGCTCAGAGATTCCCCTAAATTACGAGCTCTCAAACTTATTCAG GATCATTCCTTTCGTTCTGAATCACGGCCGTGCTGGAATGAACCGAGTGCAGTTCCTGAATGTCTGTTGACAAGTCTTGAAACTCTCGAATGGGTAAAAtatgaaggaaaagaagaagagaaagaactagCGGCATTCATCTTGAGAAATGGAAATTGTTTAAAGAGGGTAACTATCTCCTCTAAATCCACTGACCTCAAGGAAAAATATGAGATTCTCAAGGAGTTATCATTGTTGTCTAGGCGTTCACCTACATGTCAGATTGCATTCAACTGA
- the LOC104741838 gene encoding ribose-phosphate pyrophosphokinase 2, chloroplastic — MTSLALTTPPAVKIPSYMSSSSSSLFSRSSILFRNTESRSRICVSSGYAKCNLPKALNVGNGNARAPIINETTIPKFFDSSRLEKSVSRNNTKLKLFSGTANPVLSQEIAWYMGLELGKVSIKRFADGEIYVQLKESVRGCDVFLVQPTCTPTNENLMELLIMVDACRRASAKKVTAVIPYFGYARADRKTQGRESIAAKLVANLITEAGADRVLACDLHSGQSMGYFDIPVDHVYCQPVILDYLASKSISSEDLVVVSPDVGGVARARAFAKKLSDAPLAIVDKRRHGHNVAEVMNLIGDVKGKVAVMVDDMIDTAGTIVKGAALLHEEGAREVYACCTHAVFSPPAIERLSSGLLQEVIVTNTLPVAEKNYFPQLTILSVANLLGETIWRVHDDSSVSSIFL; from the exons atGACGTCGTTGGCTCTGACTACTCCTCCCGCCGTTAAGATTCCGTCGTATATGTCctcgtcgtcttcgtctctcttctctcgTTCCTCGATTTTATTCAGGAACACTGAGTCTCGCTCCCGAATCTGCGTTTCTTCTGGTTACGCG AAATGCAATTTGCCCAAGGCGCTGAATGTTGGAAACGGGAATGCTCGTGCTCCGATCATCAATGAGACGACAATTCCAAAGTTCTTTGATTCTTCTCGGTTGGAGAAATCAGTCAGTAGAAACAATACAAAGCTCAAGTTGTTCTCTGGTACTGCTAATCCAGTTCTTTCTcag GAAATTGCTTGGTATATGGGTCTGGAACTTGGGAAGGTTAGCATAAAGAGATTTGCTGATGGAGAGATCTACGTTCAGCTGAAAGAGAGTGTTAGAGGTTGTGATGTCTTCTTGGTGCAACCTACTTGTACTCCGACTAATGAGAATCTCATGGAGCTATTGATCATGGTGGATGCTTGCCGAAGAGCATCAGCTAAGAAAGTAACTGCTGTGATTCCGTATTTTGGATACGCAAGAGCTGATAGAAAG ACACAAGGGCGTGAATCTATTGCTGCCAAACTGGTTGCAAACCTTATCACCGAAGCCGGTGCAGATCGGGTTCTTGCATGTGATCTTCATTCAGGACAGTCCATGGGTTATTTTGACATACCTGTGGATCATGTGTATTGCCAG CCTGTGATACTTGATTACCTTGCTAGCAAGTCAATTTCCTCAGAGGATTTGGTAGTGGTATCTCCTGATGTTGGTGGAGTAGCCAGGGCACGTGCATTTGCTAAGAAATTATCTGATGCGCCACTCGCCATTGTCGATAAAAGGCGTCATGGTCACAATGTTGCTgaa GTCATGAACTTAATCGGTGATGTTAAAGGGAAAGTGGCAGTTATGGTGGATGACATGATTGATACTGCTG GAACCATTGTGAAAGGAGCAGCTCTTTTACATGAGGAGGGTGCACGTGAGGTTTATGCTTGCTGCACGCACGCGGTTTTCAG TCCCCCTGCGATAGAGCGGTTATCAAGCGGTTTGCTGCAAGAAGTGATAGTGACGAACACATTACCGGTAGCGGAGAAGAATTACTTCCCGCAGTTAACGATTTTATCGGTGGCTAATCTTCTGGGTGAGACCATTTGGCGTGTCCATGATGATAGCTCCGTTAGTAGCATTTTCCTTTGA
- the LOC104741842 gene encoding vacuolar protein sorting-associated protein 55 homolog, whose product MADLPGYLRTCLDMGKIAFLAILVSTGIVLQILACALFNNWWPMLSVIMYVLLPMPLLFFAGSDSSSLFNDSDNSWINAAKFLTGASAVGSVAIPSILKHAGLIGWGAFALDLSSYVVFLIAILGYICIGDASDNYYSYI is encoded by the exons ATGGCAGACTTACCTGGATATCTACGCACTTGTTTGGATATGGGGAAGATAGCTTTCTTAGCAATCTTAGTATCTACAGGGATCGTGTTGCAGATTCTG GCTTGTGCTCTGTTCAATAACTGGTGGCCAATGCTAAGTG TTATAATGTATGTGCTCCTCCCAATGCCTTTACTCTTCTTCGCTGGATCAGACAGTTCATCTCTATTCAACGACTCAGATAATAG CTGGATCAATGCAGCCAAGTTCTTGACTGGTGCATCAGCAGTTGGAAGCGTCGCAATACCTTCGATTCTAAAACACGCTGGACTTATCGGTTGGGGCGCGTTTGCCCTTGATCTCTCATCATACGTTGTCTTCCTCATCGCTATTTTGGGATACATTTGCATAGGAGATGCCAGTGACAACTATTACAGCTACATttag
- the LOC104741839 gene encoding tobamovirus multiplication protein 2A: MACRGCLECLLKLLNFLLAVVGLGMIGYGIYLFVEYKRATDNSVTFDPVNSDQSYVSFGRPLLMAVTLSSNVFDNLPKAWFIYLFIGIGVTLFVISCCGCVGTCSRSVCCLSCYSLLLILLILVELGAAAFIFFDHSWREEIPSDRTGNFETIYNFLRENWMIVRWVALGAVVFEALLFLLALMVRSANSPPEYDSDDEFIAPRQQIRQPFINRQAAPVTGVPVAPTSDQRPSRSDPWSARMREKYGLDTSEFTYNPSESHRFQQMPAQPNEEKGRCTIM, encoded by the exons atggcTTGTAGAGGTTGTTTGGAGTGTTTGTTGAAGTTACTCAACTTCCTTCTGGCTGTTGTTGGACTTGGCATGATTGGTTACGGTATCTACTTGTTTGTTGAGTACAAGAGGGCTACAGATAACTCCGTTACATTCGATCCGGTAAATAGCGATCAAAGTTACGTGTCATTTGGAAGGCCATTGCTTATGGCTGTGACACTTTCTTCTAATGTGTTTGACAATCTTCCAAAAGCCTG GTTCATATACTTGTTCATTGGTATTGGTGTGACTCTCTTTGTTATTTCTTGCTGCGGCTGCGTTGGTACTTGTTCGAGGAGCGTCTGCTGCTTATCTTGT TACTCTCTGCTTCTGATCTTATTGATCTTGGTGGAGCTTGGAGCTGCAGCATTTATATTCTTCGACCACAGCTGGAGAGAG GAAATTCCTTCTGACAGGACTGGAAACTTCGAGACAATATATAACTTCCTGAGAGAGAATTGGATGATTGTAAGATGGGTAGCTCTAGGAGCAGTTGTTTTTGAG GCTTTGCTTTTCTTGCTTGCCCTGATGGTTAGGTCAGCTAATTCACCACCAGAGTATGACAGTGATGATGAGTTTATTGCTCCAAGACAACAAATCAGACAGCCATTCATCAACCGCCAAGCCGCCCCTGTCACTGGTGTCCCAGTTGCTCCTACTTCGGACCAACGCCCGAGCCGCAGTGACCCTTGGAGTGCACGTATGAGGGAAAAG TATGGGCTTGACACATCTGAGTTCACATACAATCCCTCTGAGTCACATCGGTTCCAGCAAATGCCAGCGCAACCAAACGAAGAAAAGGGCCGATGCACCATAATGTGA